Part of the Woronichinia naegeliana WA131 genome, AGGTAACGATTCCAAGGTAATGGGGACGGTAAAAATCCAACGGCGAAAAAAGGCTGGTTATGGGTATTGGTTAGTAAAGCTATTACGGTATTTAAAGTTGCTTTAAGCCGTTCTCAAGAATCAGCAAAGCAGATGTTGGGAGAAGATTATCAGGGCATTGTGGTATCTGACCGTTACAGTAGCTACAACTGGTTGGATGTCAATCAGCGTCAAGTCTGTTGGGCCCACAGGGCAAACGAATCTAAATTCTAGACTCCTTTCTGATAAGACTTTCAGAGTTTCATAAAAAATCAATCATGAGCTCGGAAACCCTTATCCAGCCTACCTTTCAAAAATAAGATGCGTTCGCCCTGGGGGATAAAACCTCAAAGCGTGTCTTTTTTCA contains:
- a CDS encoding transposase produces the protein MVSKAITVFKVALSRSQESAKQMLGEDYQGIVVSDRYSSYNWLDVNQRQVCWAHRANESKF